Sequence from the Sulfurimonas hongkongensis genome:
ATTTGCAGAGAGATTATAGTAGTCCATCAGTAAAAAGGCAATAAACAGAGATATTGGCAGAGATAAGATAACTATAAATGCAGAACGCAGTTCAAACAAAAATAAAAACAAAACAAAGGCGACTAAAATCATTCCAGTAAGAAGTGCCGATGTCATAGTGCTTACCGCTTTGTTAGTTATCTCTGTTCTATCATATATAGTTTCGATAGTGACATCTTCTGGAAGTGTTGAGTTTATGGTTGGGAGTCTTTTCTTTATATGCTCTACTACCTTTGCAGCATTTGTCGCGGTGCGTTGTAAAACCATCCCCATAACAGCTTCACTTGCATCAATGCTTACTGCTCCAAATCGCGGAACTGCACCAACTTCAACTTCTGCAATATCGCCAATAGTTACAGCTTGTCCTTCACCAGATTTTAGAACTGTGTTTCTAATATCCTCAAGAGATTTATAAAGCCCTGATCCTCGGATAAGATATTGCTCGCGGTTAAACTCTAAGTATTGTCCTCCAGCAGAGAGGTTACTTTTTTCAAGGGATGTGATAATATCCTCGTAAGTGATACCAAAATTTTGAAGTTTTTTTGTATCTATAAGAACATTGTATTGCTTTTCATCTCCGCCCCAACCAATCACCTCTTCAACTCCACTAACACCCTTAAGTAGCGGTGTAACTATGAAGTCTTGCATCTCACGAAGCTCTTGAAGTGTGTAGCTATTACTTGCATCTTGGAGTCTATACCAAAAGACTTGGCCCAGACCTGTAGTGTTTGGACCTAATTCTGGTTTACCCCAACCCTCTGGAATATCTACGCTACTAAGTCTCTCATTTACAAGCTGACGCAAAAAGTATATGTCCATTTCATCTTCAAAGAAAACAGAGACATATGATAAGCCAAAAAATGAGTTTGACATGATTGTCTTTACTCCTGCCATTCCTGATAGTGCTGACTCTATGGGATAGGTGATAAGTTTTTCTATATCCTCAGCAGAATTACCCCTGCTCTCGGTATAGATAACAACTTGCTTTGGCGTGATATCTGGAAAAGCATCTATGGGTATATCTTTGTAGGCTTTAAAACCAAAAGCACTGATGGCAATGAAGAGTGTAAGAACTAAAAACTTATACTTTAGTGAGATATCTATAAGATTATTTAACATCTCCTCTCCCTAGTGCCCATGTCCGCCAAGAGAAGATTTGAGTAGTTGAGATTTTACATAGTAACTCTTATCGCTAACATATCTCTCCCCTATCTCTACTCCCTCAACCGCCACAAACTCTTCATCTTGAGCTACAATATTTACAACACGAACTTCGTAAGGTGCTTCATCTTTATCATCATGTTCATGATGGTCATCGTGAACTTTTTTATGCTCATGCTCATCATGGTCGTGAGCTTCATGTTCATCATGCTTAGAGATAAAAACCACCCACTCATTGTTAAAAAAAGAAAGAGCTGATTTTTCTACTGCTACCTGTTTTTTCGTTTTGTCAAAATATAACCTAGCACTTGTGTAAGCATTTTCATAGAGCTTATTTAAACTGCTGTCTATGTTTGAGAGCAAAACCACTCTTTGTGTCTTTTCATCTACTTCTGGAAGTATCTTAGTCACTTTTGAGACTATCTTTTCATCACTTGCATCTATGACTATTTTCTGTCCTATCTTAACCTTAGACGCATATTTTAGAGGCAAAAAAGATTTTAAATAGAAGGCTTGGTCTTTTGTAACTAAGATGATGGGTGTCTCTTCTTTTATGCTTGAGTGAAGTGGTTGAAGTATTTGAGACACCACTCCCTCACTATGAGCATAGAGTATGTAGTTTGATGAAGCAACTTTTAGCGTATCTGTCTCAATTGCCAAAGTATTTAGTTGAGACTTTAGAGATGTTAGTTTTGCCCTTGCTTCATCTCTTTTGATGCTCTCTTGATTTAGCTCTTGCATTGAAGTCATTCCTTTTTCATAAAGACTCTTTGACGCTTGAAAATTTTTCTCCTGCGTTTGCAGTTGTGTTTTTAAAGAGATGAAGTTTGCTGTCATATCTGAGAGAACTATAGACTCTATAAGAGCTATTTTTTGCCCCGCTTTTACACTCTGACCTACTTTTACATAGTAGTTTTCTATATGACCATCAACAAGGGACATGATGGATTGTTTTGCGTTTGAGAGTTGAACTATTTGTGAATTTAGCTCTATAGATTTTGAAAATTCTCTCATTTTGGCACTCTTTGTCGGTATCTCAACTGAAAAAAGCGTTAACGCTAATATGCTTGTTAGTAAAAATATCTTAGTCATTATATGCTCCTAAAAGATAGTTATTTGTGATGATGTTTTGATTTAATGTTGTCTCTATTTTTATAAGAGACTCTTTTGTTTTGATAACTCTGTTTTTGATGTTTTGAAGTTCAAGCAGATTTACGCTTGCTATTTTATATCCATCTTCAAACATCTCTAAAAGCTCTATCTGGGTTTTTAGAGTCTGCTCATTTTTAGACTTTAAAAGCAGCAACAAATCTCTTTGCTTTTTAAGTCTGCTCATCTCTGTAGAGAGCTTTGCTTCTTGGTTTTGAATGAGGAGCTGCGCTTTGTCTGCTTCAAGTTTTGCTATGCGCCTCTCCTCCTTTGATGTGTTAAAAATAGCAAGTGGGATAGAAGCGCCTACTCTAAATATATCTTGATCTGGCTCGCTCTCATATTGAGCATTTATATCTATCCACTTAAGTTTGTTAGAGTCTATTTGTGAGGAAGCTTTTGCTTCATCTTTATAACTTAAGAGATAGTTTATCTCCGGATTATTTTTTGTTAAACTCCCTTTAGATAGTCTAAACTCATGAGTAAAATCTAGTTCTATCTCCTCTCTTGCTCCGGCAAACTCTAACAAGGCAAAGTATCTCTCTTGTATATCAAGATTTAGCGTTTGTGCTTTTATCTCTACCATCTCATACTCAACTCGCGATTGAAGCATCTCGCTTTTTGAGATGGTTCCAGCTAAGTTTCTTTGTTTTGATATCTCATAAATATGCTCTGCTATCTCTAACTCTTCCTTTGCTAACTCAAACATTTTTTTTGTCTGTGCATACTTAGTAAAAAGAAGTGAGATATCCCGAGCAAACTCTGCGTAGGAGAGAGCGTAGTTTGAGCTAGCCTTTTTGATAGTTGCGTTTGAGAGTGCTTGGGCATCGCTACCTACTCCCCATAGTCTGATGGGTTGAGTGATAGTTACGCTATATCCATTTTCATCTCTAGATATATCTGGCTTAAACTTTGAATATACTAAATCCAAAGATGGGTTTTTGTATCTCGTTGTCATAAGTCCTTGTTCTTTTGCTTGAGATATTTCTACTCTTGAAGATTTCAAGTATGGGCTTTTTTTTATTGCGTTGTCTAAAAAAACATCAAAATTTTGTGCAAATAGAGATGCTGATATTAGGACAACTATTGATAATATTTTTATCATTATTGTATCCTCTAGTAAATTGTATAGTTTATTTTTTTTGTGTTAGAGGCTAAGAGATAGGAGGTTTATAAAATTCTAGATGTGTTTTGAAGTTGTATGTTTCTTTATCTGTTTTGTTTGGAATAATTTTGTAGTCGATATGTTGTAAGACTACCTTTTGAGAGAGTAGATATGATTGATGGTATTCAAAATGAATAGCACAAATATCTCCATGAGTCTGAGGTGCATCAAATTCACTAATATACTCTATCGCACTACAATGGTCATCATCATATGCGGCATAAACATACTCATGTATGATAGAAAAACCAATGACAAAGAGAAGAGAGAGTGTGATTAGCTTTTTCATGCGCTTAGTATAACCTATAAAAATAAAGAAGAGATTTATATATATAATTGAACCTTCTGGTTAATCTATAAACTAGATTCCGTGTCGAGCACGGAATGACGGAATACGCGTCATCCTGAACTCTAAAGAAACATTTTTGCATAGCAAAAAGCGATTCTCTTGTTTTGATTCAGGATCTAGCTTAATAATTGTTAAGAGCATTCCTTGTTCCCACGCTCTGCGTGGGAGTACATATGAATTTTAACAAACGATAAAACAGATGAGCTTATATGCACTCCAACGCACAGCGTAGGAGCGAGTTAGAGCATTCAGTTACTTCTTAAAAAAGTAACAATACTCTAAATTGCCCTCTTTGCCAGTTAGCTTTGATGGAGACTTTTTAACAAGCCTCCACCCTTTTAGCTTTGTAGCATCTTCAAACCTTAGCATCGCTTTTTGTATGGCTTTTTTATCTGTTACTACCCCATACTTGTCTCTCTTTGCTTCTCGCCCAACTTCAAACTGTGGCTTAAACAGAAGTATAATCGCACTAGATGCAAGTCTATCTATATCGTCTAAGATATTTAACAAAGAGATAAAAGAGACATCACTTACAACTATGTCAAACTCTTTAATGCTTTTAAAGTCTCTTATATCGCAAGACTCATAAGAAGTAACTCTTTTGTCCTCTCTTATGCTTTTGTGAAGTTGAGCGTAACCAACATCTACAGAGCTAACCTCTCTT
This genomic interval carries:
- a CDS encoding efflux RND transporter periplasmic adaptor subunit; this encodes MTKIFLLTSILALTLFSVEIPTKSAKMREFSKSIELNSQIVQLSNAKQSIMSLVDGHIENYYVKVGQSVKAGQKIALIESIVLSDMTANFISLKTQLQTQEKNFQASKSLYEKGMTSMQELNQESIKRDEARAKLTSLKSQLNTLAIETDTLKVASSNYILYAHSEGVVSQILQPLHSSIKEETPIILVTKDQAFYLKSFLPLKYASKVKIGQKIVIDASDEKIVSKVTKILPEVDEKTQRVVLLSNIDSSLNKLYENAYTSARLYFDKTKKQVAVEKSALSFFNNEWVVFISKHDEHEAHDHDEHEHKKVHDDHHEHDDKDEAPYEVRVVNIVAQDEEFVAVEGVEIGERYVSDKSYYVKSQLLKSSLGGHGH
- a CDS encoding TolC family protein, encoding MIKILSIVVLISASLFAQNFDVFLDNAIKKSPYLKSSRVEISQAKEQGLMTTRYKNPSLDLVYSKFKPDISRDENGYSVTITQPIRLWGVGSDAQALSNATIKKASSNYALSYAEFARDISLLFTKYAQTKKMFELAKEELEIAEHIYEISKQRNLAGTISKSEMLQSRVEYEMVEIKAQTLNLDIQERYFALLEFAGAREEIELDFTHEFRLSKGSLTKNNPEINYLLSYKDEAKASSQIDSNKLKWIDINAQYESEPDQDIFRVGASIPLAIFNTSKEERRIAKLEADKAQLLIQNQEAKLSTEMSRLKKQRDLLLLLKSKNEQTLKTQIELLEMFEDGYKIASVNLLELQNIKNRVIKTKESLIKIETTLNQNIITNNYLLGAYND
- the tlyA gene encoding 23S rRNA (cytidine-2'-O)-methyltransferase TlyA; its protein translation is MRLDNYLVANSHAKSRTKAQELIKASFISVNGKVITKSSFILKEGDETEIKEHKAYVSRSAHKLDLFLDELQLDLKGLIALDIGASTGGFTEVLLQSDVREVSSVDVGYAQLHKSIREDKRVTSYESCDIRDFKSIKEFDIVVSDVSFISLLNILDDIDRLASSAIILLFKPQFEVGREAKRDKYGVVTDKKAIQKAMLRFEDATKLKGWRLVKKSPSKLTGKEGNLEYCYFFKK